In Syngnathus scovelli strain Florida chromosome 16, RoL_Ssco_1.2, whole genome shotgun sequence, the genomic stretch GTCACCTGGGAGAAAAAGAATATGCATTTACAGAGTTAACAATGCTCATTTTTAGAATATCAGATTTAACAGTAAATAAATGCGCTTGTAGTGGCTCTAATTAGGTTTGCTTCAGGGTTACTAATACTACGATGCATTTCCATTGTTCGAAACACACCCAGACCAAATCAACGACAGCCGCAGCGGCAGGATCTTGGCTCACCTTTTCAATTGACTTCTTGTTGTTGACCGAGTACACTATGCAGAtaacatttgcctgtggaaaatAGTCCAAATCAGACTGGCATTTATGGAGGGAAAACACTGCAAACTGTTGAAAGAAGTTATTGAACAAAATACAACGTCATAGAAATGAAACCCACTTTAGATATTTCTTGATATAGCTGCTCGTCTGACTGCTCCGCTTCTGCAAGATGTAAGCAAACAAGAAAGGTGTTTTTCCACGTTGGAGCAGACCAGACAGCAAACAAACAACACAGTACCCGAGTAATCCACAATGTGTGTGGGGACCCTCTCTGGGGTGACGTCTGCGGGGATGGTGATTTCCTCAGCTCGCAGAGGAACCTGACATGTTGGACAAAACAAACATAGCATCAACAAACAACAAGGAATCCATTTATTCAACTAAGATTTGCATGTATAAATGATCACCTCATCAGGAAACTCCTCACTGACCAGAGACATGATCAAGGACGTCTTCCCCACCTTGGCTGTgcggatgtaaaaaaaatatatatataaaaaatacctTCCATCAAAATGGATGTATTAAATGTCTTTTAGAATCAACACTTGATCTTTTGTTTCAGGTGGCAAACCATAGATCCTCTGATAAACATACTCTGATAGCGGATGATGAGCAATCTAGATTTGTAGAGCTTCTTTTTGTTTATTGCCATGCATCAATCGCAGTGGGATAGTGAAGTGCTAGCCATTAGCCTCCTCGCTAGCATACAGCGTAAGCGGATAAAGCGCTTTGCAGCCGAGCCACAACACACTCGCTACTTACGTTCCCCGACGAGCAGTATCCTCACGTCCTTCCTCATGTTCAAACAAGTTTTTAATCCAGAATAAGGGACAGTCTATTGCTTCATGAAGTCCCCTCGTTGGCTGTCACTTCTTCGGTAGTTGCTCTTACGTCAGGCCCAGCTACTGTCAAACTgggcgcctgcctgcctgcctgcctttgtAGGACAAAACGGACGGTGGCTTTTTGGTGTCGCTCTTCAAATTCCTCGCACGTTACGGAACAGAGGACACTTTCTGAGCTCAGTGCTATTGCATTTGAAAAATAGCCGACTGCTATGCGCCACGATTTCTGAATGGAATTCGCGTTTTCGGCGGTTCCATAGTACTTGGCAGTTGGGGAGCACGCCTGACCTCCACTACCCGGCGGCAAAGACGGCAAGTCATCATAGGACAAACTTCATATGGTGTTATAAAACGCGGAATGCTGCCCTCAGGTGTCACAAAAGTGAACTGCACGTGTTTCGCAAAGGCTACGGTGCAGCCTTGACCATATCAAATGACTGAGCTCTAAAATAAGGAAATAGTTGGAAAAATGGATCGTCAGAAGTACATGTGTGTATATAGTCCAAAATCAATTGAAGTCCTGAATAAAAACGATTACAATTGTCATTTCACGGCACAGTGCAGATGAGCATTCAGATGTTGTTGCTGTGTAACTCAAATCCCGCTTTCCAATTTTCATCGCTTATTCCTGACGTTGGTTTCAGCTGCaaagacaaagaaagaaaaataatgacCATCTGCCGACGCTTGTGCTCCCAACTGCCAAATCGCTATTCTTACTCGTATAATCCTGTGGTGCCATAGGCCTGGACATGACCTGTCTGAGTGAGTCCAGCCACTCTCTTTGCTCACTCTCGCGCTCACACATGAAGACAAATTGCCGTTCGGGTGTTTCCACCACGAGGCCGAACTTCCACTTGTTTCCACGGGTGTGCTTTGGGACACAATCCCTAACGGAGTAGCTGTCGCGTTCTGTGCCAAGGAAGATGACCCCCAACTCCTCCGCATCCTTACATTCACAACGACTTTCAGACGATGGACTTGACCGCAAGATAATACaagcgtttgtttttgttctcaccAAACAGCCTTTGAAGTAGAGCAACTTCCTATTTTGggaatccaaaatgaaccacCTCTTTTTGAATGGTTCCTTTTGCTGCTCAAAATAGTATGAACATATCCAATACAATACATGCAAATGGCTTATGCAGTTGGAGTGGAACAACTTACCGACGGCCCTGTTTTTTCCATATATCCCTCTTTAAGGTAGTTTGGCGTTATATTTGGTATCAGCTGACAATGACAGTTCGAGATCCTCAcgtcatacatatatacatacttcTTACATCTGATCAGAGTTCAtcattgaaaatgttttgggtgcttACGTCGGCGTCTGTCCTGGTTGGGTACGCCGTCTTTAGGTATGCGTAGCGAGCGGCACGAAGGGCGTTGTACCATGTGACTATTTCCTTGAATGCAAAAGAAACCCAGCGCCAAAGTAAATGAGAATAGGGAAGGGAAAAAATTCTGATGATCACGCAACGCAGTCCCACCTCAGGGCTTTCATGATACACAAAAAGGCTCCTGGTGTGGTCGTTGTCCAGGTAAGTAATCTGCATCCCATGGGGATGACCAATCTTCTCTGGCTGAAATGTTACATTCAAGTGCTTGATAGAAATGAGCGCTTTTGGACCTTTGGACtcctaaagaaaagaaagacacGGCACGTCCGTTTTGGTGGTCAAAATACTCCAGCGCTATTTGCAAGCTAACTCACATTGTCCTTGTTGTAGTAAGCCAGCGTGAAGTCCCTCTCAGACAAGACAAACTTTCTTTTGAGAAACTGTGTGTTCTCCTTGCCTTTCTTCCATAGCGTGCCTTCATAGAAGCCTGGAATCAAATGAAAAGAGAAACTTCAACCCGACGAGGACAGTTCATGGCTGGATTCATGGCAGAGAGGAGCAAACAGCACCTGTGCTATAAGACGGAGGTGGATACTTGGTCTCGCCTGTGAATTCCAATCGTTCATATTTGGCTCGTATCCACTGCTCTCTTAACACTCTAGGGGTTTCAACCAAACACGCATGAGGGACTAGAAGCTGTATTTGCAAGCTCAAAGGTTTCTTCGAGCCGATCCCAAACCTCCCGTTCGCTCAACGTGACCAATAAATAGATGACGTGGGCTCAATCCCAATATTTTCATTTTCGATATTGAAAATGAAAACCTACTTACGCACAGTCAGTCTGCTGTGGCCGGTAGTAGTAAGGAGGAAGTGCTTTTTCGTACAAAGCTCTGGCTCGAGCATTGCCGGTGGATTTCATCAACTTCCAAGGCACAGCAAAATAAATACTGTTAGAGAACTGTTAGGTACTCCAACCGGTTCTTTTTTTTCATCGAAACATTTGTAAAGTAACACGTGTGTTTCTACCTCTACAAGCTCATCTTCCCAGTAGTCAAGCTTTATGGACTTTACCCGACTGGACAGGTTACGGTGGATACCGGAACAGTTCAGACAGATAAACAAGCCCAACTTGTAAGACGCCCAGTCGGGATCTGCCGGAGATGAAAAGGTTACATAGCAGTTGGTGTCACCAGGAGAACATCTGAGTCGAGCCTCACCGGGCACGCCGCAATCTGCACAAAGTCCGTTCTCGGGCAGCTTCACCAGCTCCAGTAAGATCCTCTTGTTTCGCTCCCAGTTTGCCATGGCGCTCCACAGTACGGCTTACGGGCGGCGCCCTCGAAAAGAACCATGGTGCCTACATAGTTTCACAAGCGGCCAAATCCAATAAACACAAGGTCTCACAACGAAAAGTGGAACTGGCGAGGTGCGGTTAATGTCACAACACAAGGCGAGCTCTTCCTCTTCACTGCACTGAtagtaagtgttttttttctctcacactcatatacacgaaCAGGCGGAcgccttccaaaaaaaaaagacatttattcACTCAAAACACAATCCCAGTGTGAAAGTGTCCAAATATAATGtagaaaaaatgtaaaaatgtgatTAAGTGCCTTCAAAGAGAAGGCCACTCGGTACATGATGGGGCCCTCTACACATCAATTTCATACTATTTTTTCACACAACAAATGACAGATTCATACTTGCTCTGAAAAGCCAATAGCAAACCATTTTCCAAAAGCAAAGTCAAGAATATATAATTACTACCGAGTATAACGACGCTTTACACGAACACGCTGATGAAGTGACGGACAAAGATGTGATGAGTGAGCTCACGCCACTTTGATGTGGGTTACCAACGGAGTTGGCCTTCAAAGGCCAGCAGACAACCCACTGCACCCTCGTGCCGCCTGAAAGTGTGAAAATAAAGTCGGTGTCACCACAAGTGGATGTAGCGTTTTCTCCCAGGATTAGGGGAAGTCTCGGGAAAGGTATTGGAGAGTATTCCTGTGGAGACCCAGATGGATGGAGTCCAGGTAGTGCAGGAACCTGACGGAAGAACAGATCACACTTTTATTCATAGCCCTGAGCGAGTGGCTGCCTGaagaccccccaaaaaaaaaaaaaaacgcttaccCACATCCTGTCATGCTTACCGTCGTTTCACCTTGCCTCGTTCCTTAATCTTCTCAGACCTGCAGATGGTGCGCAGGGCAGGCATGTAGTCCACAGCAGTTGCAGATCTGTTGGCCAGCGCGCCAAATGTGCTGCAAGCCAAACTCTCCATAACATCTCTTCTCCTCTGCATTATTCTGGAAGTAAACGACACGCTCATTTTCTGATTGGAGAAGGTTCACACAAAGAAAGGTTTTGTGGCTATATGATGGACTCACTGCGGCTGACAGAGGTTGCTCTGAGTGAAGCTGTATTGTTGACAATGAGCAGCCACAGGGAGGGTGAGTTCCGCCACAGCATCTCGGGCCAGCTGCGCCTCCAGCCGCCGGGCTCGCTCCCAGGCCTCGGCCGCAGAGCGCCGACACTTGTGGAAGCTCAGGGCCTCCACGGCGCTCTGGATCTCCAGCGCACGCTCGCCTACCGCCCAGCTCCACGTGTCGGGCTCAACTCTGGACTCGTCGGTCATTCCGTCCTTCAGAGCCGCCGTGACTCGGGAAGGTCCCCCGTGAGGACCGTCTCCGTAATGAACCAGCGCGGAGTCCATATCGGACATAGTGTCGAAAAAGTCACTTATGGATTGCAGACATTGGGAGACAGGAAGACTCTTTAGATGTTCCGCAGGAGTCAGCGTTTTCCTTTTGACCGTTTGTGGAACTAGTCTTTCAGTGGGTTCCTCTTTGGCCTGAGGTCCCTCTTGCTGCTTGCAGAGCGAGAGGAAGCTCTCCTCGGAGTCAGAGTCTGAGTGCAGTCCATCCAGGTCAGGTAGGACGCGTTTCTTCTTGTTCCTCTTCTTTCCGCGGGGGACTTTAAATGGACTGTCGTCATCTGAGCAATCGGCTGATTCGGACGTCAGCGGCGGCCTCGCGTGGGAAGGTGTGATTTCAGAGGGGGTCTCCGCTTTGTAGGTGGGGATCAGCGTCGTGTGCGGTAAAGGTAAGAGGGTCTCCATGTTGGAGTAGAGCAAGTGAACTCCTTGGCGAGTGCTCTCCATTAGCAGTTCCCACAAAGCCGTCTTATGCGTCTCAATCTGGTGATGCAAAATATACCGTCATTACTCAATGACTGCTAGAACacgcttgatttatttttagtataaTATTCATGGTGCAGTTTACCCGAAGCAAGTCCCAAACATCTCTCTCGGGTTCAATATTCAGCAGGCCCAGCCGGCTCTCCGTGCAGCCGCTTTCACGTGGAGGTCGAGGACACGTATCTGCCGCTTCGCCGCTGGTGTCACCCTTGGGTTGGTTTCCTAATTTCAACAACACATAATGGCAGTCGTTTCACAGAAGCCGTGGATATAGTAATTGACACGGCTGCCCGCACTTACCGTACGCGCCGGCGTTGTCTGAGGGTGATGCGAGGGGGCGCCCGCCGGCGCTCCGGGTCCAGCATTGCAGCTGCAGCAGACTCTGGCGGATGTCGCAGCCATTGAGTCGGAGCAGCGCGTCGACGTCACGCTGATCGGTTCTCGTGTCCTCGGCCAGACACAACAGACGCAGGTAGCTGCTCGCGTCCGGCTGAGACAGGAGAGACGGTGAGGCGCAATTCAAGCATGCGGTAAACGAATCCCCCGATGAGGTCGCCGCTCACCAAAGAGGGACGTTTGAAATGGATCTCTTCAAAGTTGCCGTCAAACATGGTGCGGAATGCGGGATCTGTAAACCATTCAACATCTCGTCAAAATGTGCGGGTATACTTGCCGTCGTGGCCTCCGTGTTTCGACTAACCGCtggtggtgaggatgaccggtcTCTTTGTGGTGCTCATGAAGGTCTTGATGGCGGCGAGAAAGCCGGCATCTTCGTCAAAGATAACATCCACTTCTTCAAACAGGATGAGCGAGGTGGCCGTCCTCTTGCTCTGCTCCTCGGAAGCCGAGGCTGATTTGACCgcgctgtctttttgttttctggTGTCCTCCTGCGGCTTGACTTTCTTTTGCTCATCCCGCGTAGCGCTCTGCGCTTCCTTGCCGGCGGGTCGGC encodes the following:
- the adap2 gene encoding arf-GAP with dual PH domain-containing protein 2 gives rise to the protein MANWERNKRILLELVKLPENGLCADCGVPDPDWASYKLGLFICLNCSGIHRNLSSRVKSIKLDYWEDELVELMKSTGNARARALYEKALPPYYYRPQQTDCAVLREQWIRAKYERLEFTGETKYPPPSYSTGFYEGTLWKKGKENTQFLKRKFVLSERDFTLAYYNKDNESKGPKALISIKHLNVTFQPEKIGHPHGMQITYLDNDHTRSLFVYHESPEEIVTWYNALRAARYAYLKTAYPTRTDADLIPNITPNYLKEGYMEKTGPSQKEPFKKRWFILDSQNRKLLYFKGCLDAEELGVIFLGTERDSYSVRDCVPKHTRGNKWKFGLVVETPERQFVFMCERESEQREWLDSLRQVMSRPMAPQDYTTETNVRNKR